The Sesamum indicum cultivar Zhongzhi No. 13 linkage group LG1, S_indicum_v1.0, whole genome shotgun sequence genome includes a window with the following:
- the LOC105164458 gene encoding protein LURP-one-related 5-like, translated as MSRRNNRIMKTGAIVEEGFVYQQQTHLTVSKTSLFFVGDGFTAYDSKGSLVFRVDSYGPYGGDTGELVLMDAVGRCILTVRRKRPSLHQRWEGFAGERTAQKPLFSVRRSSMIGRSSMTVEVYRNGGEEYQIEGSFGCRKCTIYNAEREAVAEIRRKVDACANVVLGKDVFLLTLKPGFDGAFAMGLVLVLDQIHGANHGDDDENGTRVAVGPTTEGRGCRVCWAERGWTCDKVVNGSREASKASSTSTTGIFLVQVGFHSSSCNHKSFLNTQQSALICMVRNTFTLHSSHNLYINAVVCHCSLK; from the exons ATGTCAAGGAGGAATAACAGAATCATGAAGACTGGCGCGATCGTGGAAGAGGGGTTTGTATACCAACAACAAACCCATCTCACTGTGTCGAAAACCTCCCTTTTCTTCGTCGGAGATGGCTTCACCGCTTACGATTCCAAGGGTTCACTCGTCTTCCGAGTCGACTCATACGGTCCATACGGCGGGGACACCGGCGAACTCGTTCTCATGGACGCTGTCGGCCGGTGCATCCTCACCGTCCGACGTAAG AGACCGAGCCTGCACCAGCGGTGGGAAGGCTTCGCCGGCGAGAGAACAGCGCAGAAGCCTCTGTTCAGCGTGCGTAGATCCTCGATGATCGGACGGTCGAGCATGACGGTGGAGGTATACAGGAACGGAGGCGAGGAGTACCAGATCGAGGGCTCCTTCGGCTGCCGCAAATGCACCATTTACAATGCGGAGAGAGAAGCCGTGGCGGAGATCCGGCGTAAGGTGGACGCTTGCGCCAATGTCGTGCTCGGGAAAGACGTTTTCTTACTGACTCTGAAGCCGGGGTTTGATGGTGCTTTTGCAATGGGTTTGGTTTTGGTTCTTGATCAGATTCATGGGGCAAATCACGGGgatgatgatgaaaatggCACCAGGGTGGCTGTAGGCCCCACCACTGAG GGGCGGGGCTGCCGTGTTTGTTGGGCAGAAAGAGGGTGGACGTGTGATAAAGTTGTGAATGGGAGCAGAGAAGCAAGCAAGGCATCCTCCACCTCCACTACTGGAATCTTCCTCGTACAAGTTGGCTTTCATAGTTCCTCATGCAATCACAAGTCTTTCTTAAATACTCAACAATCAGCCTTAATATGTATGGTTCGCAACACATTTACTCTCCACTCATCTCACAacctatatataaatgcagTAGTTTGTCATTGTTCACTCAAATAG